Proteins found in one Miscanthus floridulus cultivar M001 chromosome 4, ASM1932011v1, whole genome shotgun sequence genomic segment:
- the LOC136550929 gene encoding carboxylesterase 15-like, translated as MPAVSAAARCAAGAPANEVAEDLFGFLRVLSDGTVLRSPAGPVFCPTTFPGTHPSVQWKEAVYDKAKNLRVRMYKPTPAPAPTASAGEQKLPVLVHFHGGGFCLGSCTWANVHEFCLRLAADAGAVVLSAGYRLAPEHRLPAAFDDGVGFMCWLRDQSVAASAADGWLTEAADFRRVFVTGDSAGGTIAHHLAVRAGSGSSAAEPGLVTVRGYVLFMPFFGGVRRTASEAECPEEAFPNLDLVDRFWRLSLPAGATRDHPAANPFGPDSPDLGSVDFPPVLVVVGGLDLIRDRTVDYAERLAAMGKPVEVAEFAGKPHGFYLHEPGSEATGELIQTVARFVDGCCAITASEAAA; from the coding sequence ATGCCTGCCGTCTCGGCTGCCGCCCGCTGCGCCGCCGGAGCGCCGGCTAACGAGGTCGCCGAGGACCTCTTCGGCTTCCTGCGCGTGCTCAGTGACGGCACCGTGCTCCGGTCGCCGGCAGGCCCGGTGTTCTGCCCGACCACCTTCCCCGGCACCCACCCGTCCGTGCAGTGGAAGGAGGCCGTCTACGACAAGGCCAAGAACCTCCGCGTCCGCATGTACAAgccgacgccggcgccggcgccgaccGCGTCCGCGGGGGAGCAGAAGCTTCCGGTGCTCGTCCACTTCCACGGCGGCGGCTTCTGCCTGGGGTCGTGCACGTGGGCGAACGTGCACGAGTTCTGCCTCCGCCTCGCCGCGGACGCCGGCGCCGTCGTGCTCTCCGCGGGGTACCGCTTGGCCCCCGAGCACCGCCTCCCCGCGGCCTTCGACGACGGTGTCGGCTTCATGTGCTGGCTCCGAGACCAGTCCgtggccgcctccgccgccgatgGTTGGCTCACCGAGGCCGCCGACTTCAGGCGCGTGTTCGTCACCGGCGACTCGGCGGGCGGCACGATAGCGCACCACCTCGCCGTGCGCGCTGGCAGTGGCAGCTCGGCCGCGGAGCCAGGCCTTGTGACGGTCCGGGGCTACGTTCTGTTCATGCCGTTCTTCGGCGGCGTCCGGCGCACGGCCTCGGAGGCCGAGTGCCCGGAGGAGGCGTTCCCGAACCTTGACCTGGTCGACCGGTTCTGGCGGTTGTCGCTGCCGGCCGGCGCCACCAGGGACCACCCGGCGGCGAACCCGTTCGGGCCAGACAGCCCCGACCTGGGCTCGGTGGACTTCCCGCCGGTCCTcgtggtggtcggcggcctcgACTTGATCCGCGACCGCACCGTCGACTACGCGGAGCGGCTGGCGGCGATGGGCAAGCCCGTGGAGGTCGCCGAGTTCGCCGGCAAGCCCCACGGGTTCTATCTGCACGAGCCGGGGTCCGAGGCCACCGGCGAGCTGATCCAGACCGTCGCCCGGTTCGTCGACGGCTGCTGCGCCATCACTGCATCAGAGGCTGCTGCTTAA